In Megalobrama amblycephala isolate DHTTF-2021 unplaced genomic scaffold, ASM1881202v1 scaffold460, whole genome shotgun sequence, the following are encoded in one genomic region:
- the LOC125261681 gene encoding protein ALP1-like has translation MRLSLTLRFLATGETFRSLSFQYRIGRSTISEIVMETCQALYDVLKDDHLKTPTTETEWREVAMRFQNKWQFPNCLGAIDGKHIYIQPPANSGSTYHNYKPRFSVVLMAVVDADYKFIYANVGVQGRVSDGGIFGQSDLRAAMDRDLLNVPRPEPLPASNKTLPYTFVGDEAFPLRTDLMKPYPFRNLDHGQRIFNYRLSRARRTVENAFGILANRLRVFLSNIIGTI, from the exons ATGCGGCTGTCACTAACACTACGATTCCTTGCTACcg GAGAGACGTTTAGATCTCTGAGCTTCCAGTACCGGATCGGTCGTAGTACTATCAGTGAGATAGTAATGGAGACGTGTCAAGCCTTGTATGACGTCTTAAAGGATGATCATTTAAAG ACTCCTACAACGGAGACAGAGTGGAGAGAGGTGGCAATGAGGTTTCAAAACAAGTGGCAGTTTCCTAATTGCTTAGGTGCCATAGATGGAAAGCACATCTACATCCAGCCACCTGCAAACTCTGGAAGTACTTACCACAACTACAAACCAAGATTTTCAGTTGTACTCATGGCAGTAGTCGACGCTgactacaaatttatttatgCAAATGTTGGCGTACAAGGAAGAGTGTCAGATGGAGGAATATTTGGCCAGTCAGACCTCCGAGCTGCCATGGACAGAGATCTACTGAATGTCCCCCGTCCAGAGCCACTCCCAGCCAGTAACAAAACTTTGCCCTATACATTTGTTGGTGATGAAGCATTCCCTCTCCGAACCGACCTAATGAAGCCATACCCCTTCCGAAATCTGGACCATGGGCAACGAATATTTAACTACAGGCTTTCAAGGGCAAGGCGTACAGTTGAAAATGCATTTGGAATTTTGGCCAATAGACTTCGTGTTTTTCTTTCCAACATTATCGGGACAATTTGA